DNA sequence from the Candida dubliniensis CD36 chromosome 5, complete sequence genome:
tgtaatcatcattattcattattattatttctttggAAGCCTAAatgattgatgatattggtCTGGGCACggcaatttttttttttttttggaaatcGGTGATTTACCGAGGTAATAATGGATACTAACTCTTGAATAAAATTCCAAGGAAATCCTGTCACTTTCgaaattcaatattaaaCGGATACAATTATAAAGCTTGGCAggatttttttgattctttcaATATCCCCTGTGATTTagttaaaaatataatttactCCATGAATGCAGTAATCACtaatcttcttttttgtcTGTTACCTGTATGAATATCACAATCATCAGGTATGATAGTACTCTTCTTAAAGGCTTAAcaaattcttgtttatcTTTGTCTGGTAGGTCTACAGCAAACTATCGACCATTGTATGGTCTGATAATTACATAGAAAGGAAACAACACCTTCCCTCCATCACATTAATACAAAGATTTACTCTTGTTTCCACCATTACAAAACATACACATTATATTTATGAAACAGTTgtatattaattattagGAGATGCTATCGTaaatatcaaaaagaaaaagcaaaaagCAATTGACAAAcattaaaactaaaaataaattaatttaaaaaaaattattattatgggAGGGAAAGGAAACTAAAACAACCCAAACACATTAATGTAAAATagacaaaaaataaaaaagcTAATGTAAACCGTGCCAAGTGTACATTGATGGTAATTAATGCAAAAATTTGTAAAACATTCAATGAACAGCAAGTGGACTCAacgataaaaaaaaaaagcaataGTGTAAACTAGGCGCGGGATTGGTTATTCAacataaatcattaattaggaaatcaagaaattaattgtttactAACTTCTCTTTGAATCCAAATCATCTACTGATGTAGCTGACGATGCAGCATATGTGCTACCTTGTGGTTCGTCTTCAAACACCGAAGGAGTACTCGATGAAATTTCATCgccttcttcttcttcatcctcCACGTTAATTCCAGACACTTGATCATTGTTAGTAAGATTACTCAATGCAACCTGAGTTTTTGAGCTTTGTCTAGACCTAGAAAAATTTGACATTTCAAATGCTTCAGGCGTTGAGGCTCTCAGTGGGGGACTAACCTGAGACTCTTGGTACACTCTCGTATATAATCTGTTTTCAAtgtcattgttgttgttgtcgtcGTTGTTGACAGGGATATAATTGTATGATAAAGGATCAATCTCTTGGATAtcgattttttcaatttcagtGTATGACCAACGACAAAAGTTACCTTCTTTATTCTTTGGCAAATACTTATATTTGGTGAATTCGAAAACAGTCAATGACAACATGGCTCCACCAATCAAATCGACAAAGTAGTGATGGGTCAAGTACATCGTGCTCCACCAAAGCCAAGATGCGTATGTGACCCACACAAACTTGAATCGTGGAAACAACCAACATAAAAATAACATTTCCATAATGCAACATCCTGAATGTAACGATGGGAATGCACCAAAGAtgattgaagaattggaaaatcCAGTGGTATACATATCAATACCTAACAATTTATCTATTCTTCCAAGTCCACCAGGAGATCCATGCATTGAATAATTAGCTGGTTCTAATCCATGCAAGTTTTTGTACCATGGAGGTGCAGCCGGGAATACCATTTGAATCAAAACTCCAAACAAGTTCATATAACCAAATGCAAACCCAAATGATCTTAACGACGTTGGGGgaccaaacaaaaatataatagCAGCAAGCACAAATGGGAAACTGAAATGAATAATTCCATATGGTAACCATGCCAAAATATCCAACACACCAGTAGTGATGGTTGCTAAaacatttgataaattatcacCGTACAAAATTGTCTCCATAGCTGGTAAAACTTTAACTGTGATAGCCGGTTTCCATTCTTGAGGTATTTTAGCACAGGTAAAATATAATGCTAACCAAGTGAAAACAGGTAATGcaggaagaaaaaactgCGACGTTAAGGGTATTAAAAAACAAGTAGCGAAAGCTAAGATTATTGgtaattttatcaaaaatgATGCTGGGAAAACCACAAACACGAAAAAAAGTAtggaaatcaaaaatcCATAATGAAAGATTTCTCCTACTGTCCAATGATGATGTTTTAATTTACGTAAACTCGTTTGTATGTTTGTATCAAAGTTCAAATCACTAACTGTAGATCCAGGTGCCTTCTCCAGAAGGAAATAGTAATGGAATAGTTGGTATGGTTTTTGTATTATTCTCGAACGTAAAATTGCAGACGCCATGGTTCAGTTCGTTTTTGTTATGTGggtaaataatataatgaaaaacaCGGATTATGTTTTGATTAAATAGTACTGTTTCCAAAATTGGTCCTCTAGAACTGGTGGTTGAATTGTGTGGTCTTGGTGTGGTCGCCTGATTCTaaattgaacaacaacaataacaaatcaacaaactatatatatacaaaaaaaaaagctttCAATATGGTCTAAAAATGATATTTCTAATGTGGTCAGGGGGGGCAAAGGGGGTTGCAATATTCTCAAGACGTTAATATGCGCTTTTCCTAGGTTTATGTCGTTTTGCAAAAACTGATGAATTATGGCTGGTTGGTTGTCTGAGAGGACTTGCAAGAAGTTTTATACAAAAAGGAATTATGagaagagagagagagaaaaataGGGGAAAAACAAGTAAGAGGAGGGAAAACAGAATCGACGGTAGTGTGCCTTATTACAAAGAGtgaaaatttctttttttttttttttagagtTTATTTGCTTTAAAAGGAACATATATTAAAGGATTCCGGAAGTCGTGTAAATCAGTCAATTGCTTTTGAAGTATTCAGGTGTGAGTTTTTTCCCCGGATATACTTGGACCAGGTTCATTCTTGTAAATGCTGAAACTAATCTCGTTCAGATATTAAACTCGTTAGTATACGTAGAAGATAACAACTCTTAGTGAATAGTTCTATTTGTTGGCTTGTTTGTGGTTGTTTATGGTTcgaaaaaggaaaagaaaaatttattttgcCGTCAAACGGTTAAGGTGCCGTGATGTCGAAGTAGGTCGGAATTAGAGAATTTAGCTAATTGTCCCGGATGTTTCCACACCGCATTATATGGAGAGTTCTTAGCAATATTCAGACTAGTTGAATTGGCCATTTTTTGGAATGGCGATAGCCTCCTTTTGCTTTCGAAAAAGACTGATCATATAGAACAGAGTTACATAACACCTGCAAATAATTACTGAAAAAATTATGACAAAAAATAGTTTAAAATTCACCCTATCAACACGTAAAATGTTAACTTTAATTTAGAAAACCTTTCAAACTCATAGCAATCATTAGAAGACAACTTTAGCCATTGATAATGATCAGCCTTTATATATAAGTTGGCCATAATTGTGAATCACACCAAACTAAGGGTTCTTACgtattgaaaaagatttagtaagtttttaataatttcgCAATCGCAGGAAACCTCCTCGTATGTTTGTAAAGCAATTATAGTTCTCCATCACAGGTAAATCCTATTTCATTCTAGCCAATCAATTTGTCTTTATATAAACATTATTGGATTTGAGTGGCGCTCAGCGTTGCCCAGCTCGTAGTGTTTACATTTGCATCCTATCAATTTATATGCTGCTGCAACGTGGACACGACTGCCcgtattcttttttttttatgttcCAGCCATTTCCGAAACGGGACGGACAACGACTTACTATTTTTTTACCAACGCTTCCTCCAAATAGAGCAACAATCTTTTTCTAACATTTATTACATATTTCTCCACCAATAAATATCCAATTATGCCTGTTGAAGAACTTGAGGACCGTGTGATCATTACTGATCCAACTGACCCAACTAACAGAGCAaccattttgaaatttggtGCTACTGTTGTTTCTtggaaaaataataatgaagagaAATTATGGTTATCAGAAGGTGCACATTTAGATGGAAGTAAAGCTGTTAGAGGAGGGATTCCATTAGTTTTCCCAGTTTTCGgtaaacaaaaagattCAACTCATCCAACTTTCAAATTACCTCAACATGGATTTGCCCGTAACTCTACTTGGGAATTTTTGGGACAAACTCAAGAAAGTCCTATTACGGTTCAATTTGGATTAGGTCCAGAAAATGTCGATCCAGAAACTTTAAAATTATGGAATTATGATTTCACTTTGATTTTAACTGTTAGTTTGACTAAAGACAATTTGGTTACTTCAATTGATATAGAAAACACTGGTAAGGAAGcatttgaattcaattggTTGTTCCATACATATTATAGAATTCATGACATTACTGATACATTGGTTACCAATTTGATTGATCAACAATGTTACGATCAATTGATTGGTGAATCATATATTGAAAAGGCACCCGTTATCAGTTTCcatgaagaatttgatagaatttattcaaaagtcaatttagaaaaatcCATTCAAATTGTCGATAAAGGAAAAGTTCTTTTCAATCTTCATAGAAAAAACTTGCCTGATTCTGTGGTATGGAATCCATGGACTAAGAAAGCTGAAGGTATGGCTGATTTCCAACCAAAATCTGGGTTCCATCAAATGGTTTGTGTTGAACCAGGTCATGTTGACTCAATGATTTCTTTACCAGCTGGTGGGAAATGGTCAGGTGGCCAAGAAATCACTATTGGCGGAGACATTAAAGTTCAAGCTAATATATATtagatttttcttttttaaatagACTACTagtatttatatatatatatatatctatacattaagaaaaataatcaggaaattataattgtgcttacaccagaagttcAGCATCTTTATGAAAGCTTGTCCTTGAACCTTTGGAATTTATTAAGCGATTTTAGAGACGACGAAACTGTCGGCTTATCatataatgaaaatggtTGGGGTATCGTTACAGACtttgattttatcattGTCGGGAGATTAGTTGAATTTTGTAAAGCGCGAGAATCAACACTTTTGGAGGATACACTAGAAGGTATTGATTTAGATGGACTGATTCTAGTCAACCGAGGGGtatttttgttggtttgtGTGAATGATGGTTTCTTATTGAGTGCAGGTAAATGCGATCCATGTGGAGGTGGAGGTGGTGGCATGTCATTAACAGGCAGATGTGCAAAATACATAGATGACATATTCGGCGACGGAGATCCACTAAAATTTGGTATAGACGACTTCTTTTGTAATGAAGGGATTGATGactttttgtttaaagTGGGTATCGAGGATTTTCTATTTAATGTGGGATGGGAAGactttttttgcaattgaGGAATAGATCGTTTCTTGTATAAACAAGGTGGGTCACCAAGTTTCTGTTGATGTTGTGAAGGCGATGAAGCATGTATGACACCAGCCATTTCCAAAGAGCTTTGTCTTAATTTGTTACTTGGAGGATATGGTCTAGCAAAAGCTTCTTTATTTGGAGAACCAGTCTCTGTTGTTTTCCGTCGtaatattgaattcaaatccCTTGAACCTTTTGAAGGTGAGATTTTTCTATTGGGACTACTGTTATTTTCAACAGTGGGTTCCTTTTGCATTACTGGAACAGCAACTATTTGATCAGACCCATTCaatgttcttcttctcttgGTTGCTGATTCCTCCACCTCACCTGATGAAGGTGATTCAGATTTTTGTGGTGACGGGGTTTTCATATGAACCGAATAATGCTGATTTATAGAATCCATCTGTGTGAATTTGTTCATATGTATAGTACTATACCTTTTGTTTCTTCTGTTTAAGACATTATTTGAGCTGGAATCGTTACTGCTATAATCATTCAGTTGAGATATTTGTGGTGGTGACCCTAACAACTGTTGGGCTCGTGAATTTAATTCCGATAAAACATTGTTGGTGATTTTTTGTGAATAGCCTTTCTGTAAcattgctgctgctgttggAGACGTCTGTATATCATCAAGACTTGGGTAAatgctgttgctgttgctgttgttgttgttaaatGCGGAGGTGCCATGCAGATGAAGATCAAGCTGATGTCTTGATGAAGGTGAATTTAAGGTTAGATCTCGGATCTTTTTTATCGGTGTATTCATAGACACTATTGGGTAGTTTGTCGATGACTCCATGACTGAGCTAAGGAGTTTTCAAggataaagaaaatagaaaGAACGTAGATGACCTCTTTCAGCCTTTTGAATAGAAAGAGTAAGGCattaagaaaagaaaaaaaataatagtCACTTGAAGTTACTAACTGTTGTGATGGGAATAAATTGTTCCTGTGAGCATAGTATGACAGAAAAATGAGATTATTGTTTAcctattattttttttttccccctCTGTTCCAGATTACTCAAATAGGAAAATGGTAAACAgatcaaaattatcaacatcaacaacaacaacaacatcagagagagagaaagtTATTTGAAATCGAAAGCGATACCTGCGTAGGTGAAAGGTGTCTATAGTATTAAGCTTGCTTACATAGAAAATATatacaacaaaatcatGAGGATTCTACTCTTTATATAGTAGAAAATCCTTTTTCCACTGGACGAGCTACTAAGTCCAAGTGTTACCATAAAAGGAAATAGATTAgtgtattattttctttagtaCGTTCTCTACCAATATGTAACATTCCGCTGATCCTTAATAATTAGCCATGTTACACACCCTAATTTCGAACACTCCCCTGAAATCTTGACGATTGACAGGCAATGGAAAAAGTCAAATTTCATTTCGATTAGGGCATACTCAATCTCTTTATACGAGCAATACCACCACTAATCTCCGGATGCTTATTATTCCGAGATTCCACTTTACTTTGAACGTTATTAGGTGCAACATAATAGGATTCCTTAATTTCCTCGGTTGGAGttataatattataaacCAAGCTGTGTTGACCCATCTCGACCGGTCTATGCGAAGTAAAATTATCcttaatcaattttcttaCGCCGTCCAAGTTCCCTTTGTCATATAATAAAGGTTTAAGTGTTTTCATGGTGTTATTGTTCACTGCCTTAGTTAATAAGTCAGCAACATTGAGTTTGGTATTGATGTACACAACAGAAAGTAGTTTATATTCGAGAATAAGTTGTCTGATTGTTTTAAGACATATATCCACCAGTCTTCTGATAGCAGAAGATTTCCGATTATAGGAATTCATAATTACTGGCTGGTTATCCTCAAATATAATGATCTTGGGAGCACTGTAACCTAttgattgaacaatttgTCTGATAATCATAGATCTATCAACAGTCTCCCCTAATGCAATTAACTCACATGCCATGGAGCTTTTTGTTATGCTCCTTTGTTTCTTAGTCCCCCAAGATACAAGATTACCATTGAGATAAATGGCAAAACCTGAAACAGAATGCCTATCCAAATCTGCCGCAAATGAAGCATCAGAATAAGCATAGATCACATGTGAATCCTCACTAATATCTTTCGTTTGATTCCGTCTCATGATTAATCTttcattgttatttttgtaCAAATACTTGATCATTTGCATAAGATGTTTGTAATCATTTTCTGTGGGTTCGTGGCATTTTGCTGCGAGAGCATTAGTTCCGTATGAAATTGATGGCATGGTATTATTTGTTAGCCACAATAACATACCCACAATACTCCGATATAAATCATGATGTTCTTTGTCCAAACGGGGAGAATTACTATCTTCATAAATGTATTCGTCTGGTATTGGTATATCCTTCTGGTTCTTCAAAGGTTTACCTGTGTTATcatcaatgattttatatttgccattcttgaaaatattatctGGAGTACGTGGTAGATCAGCACCTTTCATTATTTCTGTTGGGAAAGCTTCAATCAATCTTTTAACAAACTTGTTTTGGTGAAGTTCATAGCCAAAAGCATTTTTCTGAAATTCAATTCCTAAATATTCCAGAATCTCACCAATATAGTTTAGACTGAATTTTGCCTCCAAATCGTCCATGAACTTATTGAAGAACTGATTACTGGAGGCAACGACGAATAAGTCATCGACGTATAAAGCAATgtatattttttcattaccTTTTTCGAGCATAAAAAGTCCTTCGACATTCTCACATTGATATAATCCCATTTTCTTGAATGTCTTACTGACATGGGAATGCCACTCGAAACCTGATTGCTTGAGTCCATACACCGCTTTCACCAACCTCCAGCAATGTATACCGTCATCATATCCAGGAGGTGGCTTAACGAAAATCGGAGTATCTTTTGGCAAAGTCGCGTTGAGATATGCTGACTTTATATCGATATGGTGAATTTGAGCCTTGCTTTCTACGGCTATCGCTGTCAAGACCCTGATGGTAGTAAGGTCAGTAACTGGTGACAGGACACAATTCTTATCAAAATCGAGTCCAGGGATTTGCCTAAATCCTTGGACAACACAGCGACTCCTGAAAAATTCCCCTTTTGGGTCATTTGGCTTATATGAATGAACCCATTTTGCGGGTATCATTCTGAagttctttttcttcttcactaCTTGGTAGACGTTCATTTCTTTGAACTTTTTCATCTCATTGTCCATGGATCTTCTCCAATTTTCATCAGTATAATCCACGTATTTTTCCACACCATAAACACTCAAATCAATATcgttttcaatatcattcaAGTCACCTGTCAGTGTTTCTAGTCTTGCTTCTATGCTAGAAATGTGTTTCGTTGGTGGGATAAGCTCATCAATAATCTTCAAGTTGTTAAGAAGCATTGGTGGCTTTGAGACTCTACCATTACCTTTGTAGTAAGccatattttcatttttgagTTCAGATGTTCTAGTGAATAAGTAAGAATCTGCAATGGTATCTAATGTTTTATTTAGATTATGctcatttttcaatgctTCGATTCTAACTGAAATCTCATTCACTGTTTCCTTATTCGGAAGTAAAGGATGCctatcaatttttgttcTCTTGATACTATTTTTATTTCCCACATCAATGTTCATGGTTGAGGCTGATAATCGGACACTAGTGGTAACGTTAGAAACCGGCAGCGACTCGTATGCTCCCCCATTACTGAGATGCTGTTGAGGTGGTAATCCCCACTCAGATGGAAGTAATGTCGTAGAGTCGTTGTTAACTCCCAGGAATTGAACATTCTTCCCTACTGGCGGGGGCGGTCTGTGAGTTGGTATTGTTGAATACGGTTGATGCATATCTATGTTAGAACTGACTGTCCCATCTTGAGTTGTCTCGCCCCGGGCGTTAGGTACTCCATGACGTATACCATCTGCAGTAGGTAATACACCAAGATCTGATTCATTAGGCTTGTTTGCCATTGAACTTTGAAAAGATGGTTCTGAAATATGGACCTGTTTGTTCTTATTGGGTTCAATATTTTCCGTGTCGTTCTGTCCCAAATATTTATGATCACTCCCCATTTTCAGATATTCCATGTTGTCTTTACTCATCCAGTTATATGGAGCAAGACTTTGTCCTGATTGGTGTTCCAACAATTTTCCAGTAACTTGCAACAGTGGGAAAGTAAATCCTTGTTGGGTTAAGAAATCTCCAGCTATATTGTTCTGTAAGAATTCGTCTGGTACCTCTGCTATTAATTCATCCatattgatattggtaGCTGTCGGTTCAATTGTGGTTGGTCTATCTGAGGAGACATCTTGGGATGATGTACCTTGTGTTGGCAAGTGATCTTCATAAGGGACATAGCGACCATTGAGTAGTTCATTTCTAGACGAATCTTCGAAGAATGGAAAG
Encoded proteins:
- a CDS encoding retrotransposon polyprotein, putative (transposable element), translated to MLSYFISNIQSQALKSDFVDYDPMSLKYDSGASRTVVGNKKLLSNYDSEAQQIFELPNGQKIRSHGSGDLVINVNHHELVLKDAHYIPGFKINLVSCGQITAQGYDVILSHKMLLCVNFNEKHVIFAKQSLNTNLFTGPSRGKVYSNGKMFMDNNSFIEDEGERKGYLNSINAMTKIVDPRIDQVVANPDGRKDLYYYHLITGHMSIRSLIRLHEQGRIKCSIDDQDAKDQIKGCKQCILVNAKQHSHNKTTQSPPERSLYRFHCDTMGPYHVGHVKYYITLITDHYSGFSFTIVKTEKRFTKEILDLFEHLHADLYPKKIARFRSDNAKEFPTEAELGTLKIKKEVLPPYSPEMNGMAESHNNVLKRRMLYVVLNFPNRYKELLIFFCEIVAYAVFIKNHTPSERVETHKGWTPHELFYGRRYRPNYHQFGVDVFVILSNKQEADALGVQFIKGFHRGVPGIFLGYGNDSNVYLIQLVDGNYTRRLFVNVRFLGSMNNINTFLDTFGEKMRKNMDESGNFPFFEDSSRNELLNGRYVPYEDHLPTQGTSSQDVSSDRPTTIEPTATNINMDELIAEVPDEFLQNNIAGDFLTQQGFTFPSLQVTGKLLEHQSGQSLAPYNWMSKDNMEYSKMGSDHKYLGQNDTENIEPNKNKQVHISEPSFQSSMANKPNESDLGVLPTADGIRHGVPNARGETTQDGTVSSNIDMHQPYSTIPTHRPPPPVGKNVQFSGVNNDSTTLLPSEWGLPPQQHLSNGGAYESSPVSNVTTSVRLSASTMNIDVGNKNSIKRTKIDRHPLLPNKETVNEISVRIEALKNEHNLNKTLDTIADSYLFTRTSELKNENMAYYKGNGRVSKPPMLLNNLKIIDELIPPTKHISSIEARLETSTGDLNDIENDIDLSVYGVEKYVDYTDENWRRSMDNEMKKFKEMNVYQVVKKKKNFRMIPAKWVHSYKPNDPKGEFFRSRCVVQGFRQIPGLDFDKNCVSSPVTDLTTIRVLTAIAVESKAQIHHIDIKSAYLNATLPKDTPIFVKPPPGYDDGIHCWRLVKAVYGLKQSGFEWHSHVSKTFKKMGLYQCENVEGLFMLEKGNEKIYIALYVDDLFVVASSNQFFNKFMDDLEAKFSLNYIGEISEYLGIEFQKNAFGYELHQNKFVKRLIEAFPTEIMKGADLPRTPDNIFKNGKYKIIDDNTGKPLKNQKDIPIPDEYIYEDSNSPRLDKEHHDLYRSIVGMLLWLTNNTMPSISYGTNALAAKCHEPTENDYKHLMQMIKYLYKNNNERLIMRRNQTKDISEDSHVIYAYSDASFAADLDRHSVSGFAIYLNGNLVSWGTKKQRSITKSSMACELIALGETVDRSMIIRQIVQSIGYSAPKIIIFEDNQPVIMNSYNRKSSAIRRSVDICLKTIRQLILEYKLLSVVYINTKLNVADLLTKAVNNNTMKTLKPLLYDKGNLDGVRKLIKDNFTSHRPVEMGQHSLVYNIITPTEEIKESYYVAPNNVQSKVESRNNKHPEISGGIARIKRLSMP
- a CDS encoding glucose-6-phosphate 1-epimerase, putative, whose product is MPVEELEDRVIITDPTDPTNRATILKFGATVVSWKNNNEEKLWLSEGAHLDGSKAVRGGIPLVFPVFGKQKDSTHPTFKLPQHGFARNSTWEFLGQTQESPITVQFGLGPENVDPETLKLWNYDFTLILTVSLTKDNLVTSIDIENTGKEAFEFNWLFHTYYRIHDITDTLVTNLIDQQCYDQLIGESYIEKAPVISFHEEFDRIYSKVNLEKSIQIVDKGKVLFNLHRKNLPDSVVWNPWTKKAEGMADFQPKSGFHQMVCVEPGHVDSMISLPAGGKWSGGQEITIGGDIKVQANIY
- the IPC1 gene encoding inositolphosphorylceramide synthase, putative (mutations confer aureobasidin A resistance) — translated: MASAILRSRIIQKPYQLFHYYFLSEKAPGSTVSDLNFDTNIQTSLRKLKHHHWTVGEIFHYGFLISILFFVFVVFPASFLIKLPIILAFATCFLIPLTSQFFLPALPVFTWLALYFTCAKIPQEWKPAITVKVLPAMETILYGDNLSNVLATITTGVLDILAWLPYGIIHFSFPFVLAAIIFLFGPPTSLRSFGFAFGYMNLFGVLIQMVFPAAPPWYKNLHGLEPANYSMHGSPGGLGRIDKLLGIDMYTTGFSNSSIIFGAFPSLHSGCCIMEMLFLCWLFPRFKFVWVTYASWLWWSTMYLTHHYFVDLIGGAMLSLTVFEFTKYKYLPKNKEGNFCRWSYTEIEKIDIQEIDPLSYNYIPVNNDDNNNNDIENRLYTRVYQESQVSPPSRASTPEAFEMSNFSRSRQSSKTQVALSNLTNNDQVSGINVEDEEEEGDEISSSTPSVFEDEPQGSTYAASSATSVDDLDSKRS